In the Nitrospirota bacterium genome, one interval contains:
- a CDS encoding ATP-dependent metallopeptidase FtsH/Yme1/Tma family protein, producing the protein MMNKKILIWVMFALMMILMFNILDTSKTEEAMPFSEFLLQLEQDKVEKVVIAKPENLITGTLKGGATFKTYAADYPDLVKELRDKKVSITAKPESTPWYINVLFNFGPIILLVVLWVFFMKQMQTGGNKALSFGKSRAKLVSEKGMKITFKDVAGVEEAKEEVQEIIDFLKDPQKFQKLGGKIPKGIMLVGAPGTGKTLLAKAIAGEAGVPFFSISGSDFVEMFVGVGASRVRDLFDQAKKNAPCIIFIDEIDAVGRHRGAGLGGGHDEREQTLNQLLVELDGFNPNEGIIVIAATNRPDVLDPALLRPGRFDRQVIVPHPDVKGRHAIITVHAKNIPIDEKVELEVIARGTPGFSGADLANLMNEAALLAARQNKSKVEMIDFENAKDKIMMGKERKSMIISEKEKMNTAHHEAGHALVAKLTPEADPIHKVSIIPRGMALGVTQQLPIDDRYTYSKEHILNILAVLMGGRAAEEIALGHLTTGAGNDIERATELARKMVCEWGMSENLGPLTFGKKEEQIFLGREIAQHKDYSEKTAEDIDAEVKGIILERYRHSKALLTENKATLIKLANALLERETLDAADVDDIVAGRELKPQEIVIKIVEPKRPEGLDINKGQTPNIAPQGDISAAPEATV; encoded by the coding sequence ATGATGAACAAGAAAATATTGATATGGGTCATGTTCGCTCTTATGATGATCCTGATGTTTAACATACTGGACACCTCCAAGACCGAAGAGGCGATGCCCTTTTCTGAATTTCTCCTTCAGCTTGAGCAGGATAAAGTTGAGAAGGTGGTTATAGCAAAGCCCGAGAACCTTATCACCGGCACATTAAAAGGCGGCGCTACCTTTAAGACATATGCTGCTGATTATCCTGACCTTGTCAAAGAACTTCGCGACAAGAAGGTCAGCATAACGGCAAAACCCGAATCAACTCCCTGGTATATTAATGTCCTGTTTAATTTCGGCCCTATCATTCTGCTCGTCGTTCTCTGGGTCTTTTTCATGAAACAGATGCAGACCGGCGGCAACAAGGCTTTGTCATTCGGCAAGAGCAGGGCAAAGCTTGTCTCTGAAAAAGGAATGAAGATCACTTTCAAAGATGTGGCAGGTGTTGAAGAGGCAAAGGAAGAGGTCCAGGAGATTATTGATTTCTTAAAGGACCCTCAGAAATTCCAGAAGCTCGGGGGCAAGATCCCAAAGGGCATCATGCTTGTCGGAGCTCCGGGCACAGGAAAGACGCTCCTTGCAAAGGCGATTGCCGGAGAGGCAGGCGTTCCGTTCTTCTCTATAAGCGGCTCTGATTTTGTCGAGATGTTTGTCGGAGTCGGAGCTTCAAGGGTAAGAGACCTCTTTGATCAGGCAAAGAAGAATGCGCCGTGCATCATATTTATTGATGAGATAGACGCCGTAGGCCGTCACAGAGGCGCCGGCCTTGGCGGAGGGCATGACGAACGCGAACAAACTCTTAACCAGCTCCTTGTTGAGCTTGACGGTTTTAACCCTAACGAGGGCATTATCGTTATCGCCGCCACGAACAGGCCTGATGTGCTTGACCCTGCGCTCTTAAGGCCGGGGAGGTTTGACAGGCAGGTCATTGTTCCGCATCCTGACGTAAAGGGAAGGCACGCAATAATCACTGTCCATGCGAAAAACATCCCGATCGACGAGAAGGTAGAGCTTGAAGTTATCGCAAGAGGCACGCCGGGATTTTCCGGAGCTGACCTTGCCAATCTCATGAACGAGGCTGCATTGCTTGCCGCAAGGCAGAACAAGTCCAAGGTTGAGATGATAGATTTCGAGAATGCGAAAGACAAGATCATGATGGGCAAAGAGAGAAAGAGCATGATCATATCTGAAAAAGAGAAGATGAATACCGCCCATCATGAAGCAGGCCACGCGCTTGTCGCAAAGCTTACTCCTGAAGCAGACCCGATCCATAAAGTCAGCATTATACCGAGAGGAATGGCGCTGGGCGTCACTCAACAGCTTCCCATTGACGACAGATATACATATTCCAAAGAGCACATTCTAAATATCCTTGCGGTTCTTATGGGCGGAAGGGCTGCTGAAGAAATTGCCCTGGGGCATCTGACCACAGGCGCTGGCAATGACATTGAAAGAGCTACAGAGCTTGCGAGAAAGATGGTATGCGAGTGGGGCATGAGCGAAAATCTCGGGCCGCTGACATTTGGAAAGAAGGAAGAGCAGATATTCCTCGGCAGAGAGATAGCCCAGCATAAAGATTATTCTGAAAAGACAGCTGAAGATATTGACGCAGAGGTAAAGGGTATAATTTTAGAAAGATACAGACATTCAAAAGCCCTGCTCACCGAGAACAAGGCGACACTCATCAAACTGGCAAATGCCCTGCTGGAGAGGGAAACCCTTGATGCTGCTGATGTTGATGACATCGTAGCAGGCAGGGAACTTAAACCGCAGGAGATAGTAATTAAGATTGTGGAACCGAAGAGACCGGAAGGCCTGGATATCAACAAGGGTCAAACTCCGAATATCGCACCTCAAGGCGATATAAGCGCCGCGCCTGAAGCTACAGTATAG
- the ileS gene encoding isoleucine--tRNA ligase gives MASDYKDTLNLPKTDFPMKANLTKKEQELLHFWEENDIYGRIQKKNRDNDKRYILHDGPPYANGHIHLGHTLNKVLKDIIVKYKAMKGHYAPFIPGWDCHGLPIEHQVDKKLGSKKETTPIIEKRKLCREYAQEFVDIQREEFKRLGVFGDWKDPYITMSYHYEASIVRELGRFIEQGDVYKGKKPVHWCPNCVTALAEAEVEYADKTSPSIYVKFKVKDSLGKFTFDAAGTFFVIWTTTPWTIPANMALSLHPKFIYRNVKTPAGELIIAQDLVKACMEKIGYTEGEYTVSDGEWTGSELEGILCSHPWIDREVKTILGEHVTLEQGTGVVHTAPGHGEEDYEVGLKYGLDVYAPVNQKGIFTEEEKDFHGQFVFKANEGIISRLREENALLGEPEDISHSYPHCWRCKKPVIFRATEQWFISMEKNGLRQAALDEIKKTEWIPKWGMDRILGMVENRPDWCISRQRSWGVPITIFQCKKCKAFITDKSVIDNVVNEVEKAGADVWFEKPENDLIPKGYKCNKCGSGDFEKEKDILDVWFDSGVSHAAVMEWDPRLSSPADLYLEGSDQHRGWFQASLLASVGTRGRAPYKAVLTHGFVVDGKGKKMSKSLGNVISPQDLTGKHGAEILRLWSSSAEYRDDIRISNEIIDRLVEAYRKIRNTGRFMLGNLYDFDPAISFSKDDLSEMDRLAMSMLQSLTEKVSRSYETCSFHEIYHSIYSFCVIDMSNFYLDVLKDRLYTFNADSKERRASQFVLHNILISLTKMLAPILSFTAEEIWGHIPGQKEESVFLSDFPEVNKDYLDTDLEKRWVLLMNIRNEVNKALEIKRQEKFIGNALEAKVILYVNSQTSQLLDKYKEFLHELFIVSSAEVFVDADAPDGAHKSATIDALAVAIEKADGDKCERCWNWSISVGKDTEHPAICEKCRNALR, from the coding sequence ATGGCATCAGATTATAAAGATACATTAAACCTCCCCAAAACAGACTTTCCCATGAAGGCCAACCTGACAAAGAAGGAGCAGGAGCTTCTGCATTTTTGGGAGGAGAATGACATATACGGGAGAATCCAGAAAAAAAACAGGGACAATGATAAGAGATATATCCTGCATGACGGCCCGCCGTACGCCAATGGGCATATACATCTCGGACACACACTGAACAAGGTACTTAAAGACATCATCGTAAAATACAAGGCCATGAAAGGCCATTACGCGCCGTTCATCCCCGGATGGGACTGCCATGGTTTGCCGATAGAGCATCAGGTCGATAAAAAACTCGGTTCCAAAAAAGAGACTACGCCTATTATTGAAAAGCGAAAGCTCTGCAGGGAGTATGCTCAGGAGTTTGTTGACATACAAAGAGAAGAGTTTAAAAGGCTTGGCGTATTCGGCGACTGGAAAGACCCGTATATCACGATGTCTTATCACTATGAGGCTTCCATAGTCAGGGAGCTTGGAAGATTCATTGAGCAGGGAGATGTTTATAAAGGGAAGAAGCCTGTTCACTGGTGCCCGAACTGTGTTACCGCGCTTGCAGAGGCTGAGGTGGAATATGCTGATAAAACATCGCCTTCCATATATGTGAAATTCAAGGTCAAAGACTCATTGGGGAAGTTCACCTTTGATGCCGCAGGGACTTTCTTTGTGATATGGACAACTACCCCATGGACGATCCCTGCAAACATGGCTCTTTCATTACACCCGAAATTCATATACCGCAATGTTAAGACACCTGCCGGTGAACTTATTATTGCACAGGACCTGGTTAAAGCCTGTATGGAAAAGATAGGTTATACAGAGGGTGAATATACAGTTTCTGACGGTGAATGGACAGGTTCTGAGCTTGAAGGCATCTTATGCAGCCATCCATGGATAGACCGTGAAGTTAAGACGATACTTGGCGAGCATGTGACATTGGAACAGGGGACAGGGGTTGTACACACTGCTCCCGGTCATGGCGAAGAGGATTATGAAGTTGGCCTGAAGTACGGACTTGATGTCTACGCCCCGGTCAATCAGAAGGGAATCTTTACAGAGGAAGAGAAGGATTTTCATGGCCAATTCGTATTTAAGGCAAATGAAGGGATAATCAGCAGGCTTAGAGAAGAGAATGCTCTTCTTGGGGAGCCGGAAGACATATCACATTCATACCCGCACTGCTGGAGATGTAAAAAGCCCGTTATCTTCAGGGCAACAGAACAGTGGTTCATATCTATGGAGAAGAACGGCCTCAGACAGGCAGCCCTTGATGAGATAAAAAAGACCGAGTGGATCCCGAAATGGGGAATGGACCGGATACTTGGAATGGTTGAGAACAGGCCTGACTGGTGTATATCAAGGCAGCGGTCCTGGGGTGTGCCGATCACAATATTTCAGTGTAAAAAATGCAAGGCGTTTATTACAGATAAATCGGTCATAGATAATGTTGTCAATGAAGTGGAAAAAGCAGGCGCTGATGTATGGTTTGAAAAGCCTGAAAATGATTTAATTCCAAAAGGTTACAAGTGTAACAAATGCGGTTCCGGTGATTTTGAGAAGGAGAAGGATATCCTTGATGTATGGTTTGATTCAGGTGTCAGCCACGCTGCAGTCATGGAGTGGGACCCGAGGCTTTCGAGCCCCGCTGATCTGTATCTTGAAGGCAGCGACCAGCACAGGGGATGGTTTCAGGCTTCCCTCCTCGCCTCAGTCGGCACAAGGGGCAGGGCGCCGTATAAGGCTGTGCTGACCCATGGCTTTGTTGTTGACGGCAAGGGTAAAAAGATGTCAAAGTCGCTTGGAAATGTCATATCACCGCAAGACCTGACCGGCAAACATGGAGCGGAAATACTCAGATTATGGAGTTCCTCTGCTGAGTACAGAGATGACATCAGGATATCGAATGAGATCATTGACAGGCTTGTAGAGGCATACAGAAAAATAAGGAATACAGGCAGGTTCATGCTTGGAAACCTTTATGATTTTGATCCTGCGATTAGTTTCAGCAAAGACGACCTTTCTGAAATGGACAGGCTGGCGATGAGCATGCTTCAAAGCCTGACTGAAAAAGTCAGCAGGTCTTATGAAACATGCTCTTTCCACGAGATCTATCATTCTATATACAGCTTCTGCGTGATCGACATGAGCAATTTCTACCTTGATGTGCTTAAAGACAGGCTTTACACATTTAATGCTGATTCAAAAGAGCGGAGGGCATCGCAGTTTGTTTTGCATAACATATTGATTTCACTAACTAAAATGCTCGCTCCAATTCTTTCTTTTACTGCTGAGGAGATATGGGGCCACATTCCCGGACAAAAGGAAGAGAGCGTATTCCTGAGTGATTTCCCGGAGGTTAACAAAGACTATCTTGACACAGACCTCGAAAAAAGGTGGGTCTTACTCATGAATATAAGAAATGAGGTTAACAAGGCGCTTGAGATAAAGCGTCAGGAGAAGTTCATAGGCAATGCCCTTGAGGCAAAAGTCATTCTTTATGTAAATAGTCAGACCAGTCAACTCCTCGATAAATATAAGGAATTTCTTCATGAACTCTTTATTGTATCCTCTGCTGAAGTCTTTGTTGATGCTGATGCTCCGGATGGGGCTCATAAGAGTGCAACCATAGACGCACTGGCAGTTGCTATTGAAAAAGCTGATGGTGATAAATGCGAAAGGTGCTGGAACTGGAGCATCTCTGTAGGCAAGGATACTGAACATCCAGCGATATGTGAAAAATGCCGTAACGCATTGAGATAA
- the lspA gene encoding signal peptidase II, which yields MKKNTLISLVASIVAILDFITKKLIVATVDPSNVIDILPFLRIVLVKNTGAAFGLFASLGNAFFLIITIIAIIFIIVYLTKIPKGLELVAISLILGGAVGNFIDRATIGEVVDFIDFYIGAWHWPAFNVADSALTVGITLFIWSNIFCSKKHDIKHDEKTLDKI from the coding sequence ATGAAGAAAAACACATTAATTTCTTTGGTAGCTTCTATTGTTGCCATACTTGATTTCATTACAAAAAAGCTGATAGTTGCAACTGTCGATCCAAGTAATGTAATTGATATCCTTCCATTTCTCCGAATTGTTTTGGTAAAAAACACAGGCGCTGCATTCGGTCTTTTTGCATCTTTGGGCAATGCCTTTTTCCTAATAATCACAATTATTGCTATTATCTTTATTATTGTTTACTTGACCAAAATCCCTAAAGGGCTTGAACTCGTTGCGATCTCATTGATTTTGGGCGGTGCTGTCGGAAACTTCATTGATAGGGCTACTATAGGTGAAGTGGTTGATTTTATTGACTTTTATATTGGAGCTTGGCACTGGCCGGCATTTAATGTGGCTGATTCTGCGCTAACTGTCGGGATAACATTGTTTATATGGTCTAATATATTTTGCAGCAAAAAGCATGATATAAAACATGATGAGAAAACTTTAGATAAGATATAA
- a CDS encoding glycosyltransferase family 39 protein, with the protein MGSKSKKQRKKTLQDLASSPVRDGLQAGLWMRLDEIILGNVYLILLAVGIILCFIHLHAGPQPGDDAFITYRYVRNIVSGQGVVYNSGERVMGTTTPLYVLTLSLFSFLLRIDNLPWLSIIINTFFNLVAVFFLWQICARYLENRVLALFSVLLYVLNPSIMTYSSGGMETPLYILTAMAALYFSCAELWLLAGLSAGLHFLTRPDGVILVFASFVYICVKAPSVAWKYMMVLTGIVLPWLLFSGYYFGSFVPHSVLAKAKVYYLVPWGFITVYWSQLQYSFWGRLFQFAGLMNLIIPLLLILLFVGFGWKFLSVKKHIGYLIISYPVLYLSVFSLGNPLYAPWYVTPLEPFLILFVASGIYFLAKKLRVEAFGVALLSFIVVSQLFHYNLTPGMWQGKNISQGTYDPAWLSPVARWRQDVREELYKEYSLLLNEQINENTVIALPEIGAFGYYSKGKILDTAGLISPVALQYYPLKKEQMVGNNAIPPRLIYEQMPDYIVTYTTFILRSLLPENEFAQKYDVFKVSEQFDFWGPTKLVIFKKKK; encoded by the coding sequence ATGGGCAGTAAAAGCAAGAAGCAAAGAAAAAAAACGTTGCAGGATTTAGCTTCTTCACCTGTGCGAGATGGTCTGCAAGCTGGGTTATGGATGCGTTTGGATGAAATCATTCTGGGGAATGTTTATCTTATATTGCTTGCTGTAGGCATAATACTTTGCTTTATCCATCTTCATGCCGGTCCACAACCTGGAGATGATGCTTTCATTACTTATCGTTATGTCCGAAATATTGTTTCCGGGCAAGGGGTTGTATATAATTCTGGCGAACGGGTTATGGGGACAACTACCCCATTATACGTTTTGACATTGTCTTTGTTTTCCTTTCTCTTGCGTATAGACAATCTGCCCTGGCTTTCAATTATTATCAATACTTTCTTTAACTTGGTCGCTGTTTTTTTTCTTTGGCAGATCTGTGCGCGTTATCTGGAGAACCGGGTACTTGCTTTGTTTAGCGTGTTACTGTATGTGCTTAACCCTTCAATCATGACTTATTCCTCAGGTGGAATGGAAACTCCTTTATATATTTTGACTGCCATGGCTGCGCTTTATTTTAGCTGTGCTGAATTGTGGCTTTTGGCTGGCCTGAGTGCGGGGCTGCACTTCTTGACTAGGCCGGATGGGGTTATTTTAGTCTTTGCCAGTTTCGTTTATATATGTGTTAAAGCCCCTTCCGTGGCTTGGAAGTATATGATGGTTTTAACGGGTATCGTGTTGCCTTGGTTGCTTTTTTCAGGTTATTACTTCGGCAGCTTTGTCCCGCATTCTGTTTTGGCCAAGGCAAAGGTGTATTATTTAGTCCCTTGGGGGTTTATCACAGTATATTGGTCACAGTTACAATATAGCTTTTGGGGAAGATTGTTTCAGTTCGCTGGCCTAATGAATTTAATAATTCCATTGTTACTCATCTTGCTTTTTGTGGGCTTCGGATGGAAGTTTTTAAGTGTGAAAAAACATATTGGGTATCTTATTATTTCATACCCTGTTTTGTATTTGTCCGTATTTAGTTTGGGCAATCCGCTTTATGCACCTTGGTATGTCACTCCTCTAGAGCCTTTTTTGATTCTGTTTGTGGCAAGCGGCATTTATTTTCTGGCGAAAAAACTTCGGGTTGAGGCTTTTGGAGTGGCGCTTTTATCTTTTATAGTGGTCAGCCAATTGTTTCATTATAATTTGACTCCTGGAATGTGGCAGGGAAAAAATATTTCGCAAGGGACATACGACCCTGCTTGGCTTAGTCCGGTTGCCCGTTGGCGCCAAGATGTACGGGAGGAGTTGTATAAAGAATACAGCTTGCTGCTAAATGAGCAGATTAATGAAAATACGGTCATTGCTCTGCCTGAAATAGGGGCCTTTGGTTATTATTCCAAAGGCAAGATACTGGATACAGCAGGATTGATAAGTCCGGTTGCTTTGCAGTATTATCCTCTAAAAAAAGAGCAGATGGTGGGCAATAACGCCATTCCTCCGCGTTTGATTTATGAACAGATGCCGGATTATATTGTGACTTATACAACATTTATTCTGCGCTCGCTACTGCCTGAAAATGAATTTGCGCAAAAATATGATGTTTTTAAAGTGTCAGAGCAGTTTGATTTTTGGGGACCTACAAAGTTAGTGATATTTAAGAAGAAAAAGTGA
- the tsaD gene encoding tRNA (adenosine(37)-N6)-threonylcarbamoyltransferase complex transferase subunit TsaD: MLILGIDTSCDDTSASIVEDGSKIVSNIVSNQNAIHQKYGGIVPELASRRHIEMIWPVVDEAMTAANLGFHDISAIAVCHGPGLIGSLLIGVCFAKSLSYVNNLPLIAVNHLEGHISSVFLESSRPDFPFIALVVSGGHTSIYRVDSFGNYKEVSRTRDDAAGEAFDKVAKLLGLGYPGGPLIEKLASEGNASSISFPKSILPDSLDFSYSGLKTAVLNHIKENPESKKEDIAAGFQLAAIEMLITKTIKAAKNEGIKSIALSGGVSANSLLRTKVKERAESEGIEVYLSSMELSTDNAAMIAAAGFHHYNKGNFADFSLNPKGYLPL; encoded by the coding sequence ATGCTTATTTTGGGAATTGATACATCATGTGATGATACGTCTGCCTCTATCGTAGAGGACGGCTCTAAAATAGTTTCCAACATCGTGTCAAACCAGAATGCGATCCACCAGAAATATGGTGGGATAGTGCCTGAACTTGCTTCAAGAAGGCACATTGAGATGATATGGCCGGTTGTTGATGAGGCAATGACTGCTGCCAATCTTGGCTTTCATGACATCTCCGCTATTGCAGTATGTCATGGCCCGGGACTAATCGGATCGCTCCTTATAGGTGTATGTTTTGCTAAATCACTCTCATATGTTAATAATCTGCCATTAATTGCCGTAAATCATCTGGAAGGCCATATATCTTCAGTGTTTTTGGAGAGTTCAAGGCCTGATTTCCCATTTATTGCCCTTGTGGTTTCAGGAGGCCATACAAGTATCTACAGGGTTGATAGCTTTGGGAATTACAAAGAAGTAAGCCGAACCAGGGATGATGCGGCTGGTGAGGCATTTGATAAGGTGGCAAAACTGCTTGGATTAGGTTATCCCGGAGGGCCGTTAATTGAGAAACTGGCATCTGAGGGCAATGCATCATCTATTTCATTTCCAAAATCTATTCTTCCTGATAGTCTGGACTTCAGCTACAGCGGCCTGAAGACAGCTGTACTGAACCACATTAAAGAAAATCCTGAATCCAAAAAAGAAGATATAGCCGCAGGGTTTCAGTTGGCAGCCATAGAGATGCTTATAACTAAGACTATAAAAGCCGCAAAAAATGAAGGCATAAAGAGCATAGCGCTTTCCGGCGGTGTCTCGGCTAACAGCCTTCTCAGAACAAAAGTAAAAGAGAGAGCAGAAAGCGAGGGTATTGAGGTTTATCTCTCTTCTATGGAATTAAGTACTGATAACGCTGCAATGATCGCAGCTGCAGGGTTTCACCATTACAATAAAGGAAATTTTGCTGATTTCTCTTTAAATCCAAAAGGTTATCTGCCACTTTAG
- a CDS encoding triose-phosphate isomerase — MRKPYIAANWKMMKNIAETEEFINSFIPLVNGISDVDILIAPPFTSLSLASHLLLPTNIKLGAQNMFYEESGAYTGEISADMLLFAGCSTVIIGHSERRQYFGETDETVNKKIKMARDKGLEVILCIGESLQDREAGRTFDLLGRQLTGSLKDISLDGITIAYEPIWAIGTGKTATPQIANETHTFIREWLNKNKEHAASVRIQYGGSVKPENIGELMAEPEIDGALVGGASLKPESFANIIKGARK; from the coding sequence ATGCGTAAGCCCTATATAGCAGCTAACTGGAAGATGATGAAGAACATTGCGGAGACCGAGGAGTTTATAAACTCTTTTATCCCGCTCGTTAACGGCATATCTGATGTCGATATCCTTATAGCGCCGCCCTTCACCTCTCTCAGTCTCGCATCGCACCTTCTTCTTCCGACAAATATAAAGCTTGGCGCGCAGAATATGTTCTATGAAGAAAGCGGTGCATATACAGGCGAAATATCAGCTGATATGCTGCTCTTTGCCGGCTGCTCCACGGTCATTATCGGACATTCAGAGAGAAGGCAGTATTTCGGAGAAACTGATGAGACGGTAAACAAGAAGATAAAGATGGCAAGGGATAAAGGCCTTGAGGTGATACTCTGTATTGGCGAGTCACTCCAGGATCGGGAAGCAGGCAGGACATTTGATCTTCTTGGGAGGCAGCTTACGGGTTCTTTGAAAGATATATCCCTCGACGGCATTACGATAGCGTACGAGCCTATATGGGCTATCGGGACCGGAAAGACCGCAACCCCGCAGATTGCAAATGAAACACATACTTTTATCAGAGAATGGCTTAATAAGAACAAGGAACATGCTGCTAGTGTTAGAATACAGTATGGCGGAAGCGTAAAGCCTGAGAATATCGGAGAGCTAATGGCTGAACCTGAGATAGACGGCGCTCTTGTGGGCGGGGCAAGCCTTAAACCCGAGAGTTTTGCTAATATAATAAAAGGAGCAAGAAAATAA
- the secG gene encoding preprotein translocase subunit SecG — MYTFLVVLHLLVCFFLIFVVLIQSSKGAEMGSTFGGGSSQTLFGGRGATTFLAKLTTSVAILFMITSLTLAFYSIKRTSIVSDVPVQQETKAPLADTAGPVTATPDAAPATETPAAK; from the coding sequence ATGTATACATTTTTGGTGGTCTTACATCTGTTAGTCTGTTTTTTCCTTATATTTGTAGTTCTGATACAGAGCAGCAAAGGTGCTGAGATGGGTTCGACATTCGGCGGCGGATCAAGCCAGACACTCTTTGGCGGCAGGGGCGCAACAACATTCCTTGCAAAATTAACAACCTCAGTGGCTATCCTGTTCATGATTACTTCTCTAACCCTTGCGTTCTACTCTATCAAGAGAACATCCATAGTTTCTGATGTCCCGGTTCAGCAAGAGACAAAAGCTCCGCTTGCAGATACGGCCGGGCCTGTAACAGCTACGCCTGACGCTGCGCCTGCAACTGAAACACCGGCAGCAAAGTAA
- the folP gene encoding dihydropteroate synthase — protein MFRLILILKRILYLINLKLTWNNHSFDLSERTCIMGILNVTPDSFSDGGLFSNKEAAIEHAVRMELEGADIIDIGGESTRPGAAKISAAEEIERVVPIIEVIARKVKVPISIDTYKSEVAKAAIDAGASIVNDISGLRFDKKMPGLVARQKLPVVIMHIKGTPKNMQENPYYKALIPEIIDYLARSIEIALEAGLSDDKIIIDPGIGFGKTAGHNLEIIRRLNEFEGFEKPILLGPSRKAFIGKILGSLPANERVEGTASAVAIGIFNGANIIRVHDVKEMSRVARIADAIKGKSIPGNV, from the coding sequence ATGTTCAGATTAATCTTAATCTTGAAGCGGATCTTATATCTGATTAACTTGAAACTGACCTGGAATAACCACAGCTTTGATCTTTCTGAAAGAACCTGCATTATGGGCATCCTTAATGTCACGCCTGACTCTTTTTCTGACGGCGGTCTTTTTTCCAATAAAGAAGCTGCGATTGAACATGCTGTCAGGATGGAGTTGGAAGGCGCTGACATAATAGATATCGGCGGGGAGTCAACAAGGCCGGGGGCTGCAAAAATATCTGCCGCTGAAGAGATAGAACGTGTAGTGCCGATCATCGAAGTTATAGCCAGGAAGGTTAAGGTTCCTATCTCTATAGATACATACAAGTCAGAAGTCGCAAAGGCAGCTATAGATGCAGGCGCTTCAATTGTGAATGACATCAGCGGGCTGAGGTTTGATAAAAAGATGCCGGGGCTTGTTGCAAGGCAAAAGCTTCCGGTTGTCATAATGCACATAAAAGGCACGCCGAAAAATATGCAGGAGAATCCTTATTATAAAGCGTTAATCCCGGAGATAATCGATTATCTTGCAAGATCGATTGAAATTGCGCTGGAAGCCGGTCTTTCTGATGACAAGATCATCATTGACCCAGGAATTGGTTTTGGCAAGACCGCTGGTCATAATCTGGAGATCATAAGACGTTTAAATGAGTTCGAAGGTTTTGAAAAGCCTATCTTGCTCGGTCCCTCAAGAAAAGCGTTCATAGGCAAAATACTCGGCAGCCTTCCGGCAAACGAGAGAGTTGAAGGAACAGCCTCTGCTGTTGCGATAGGCATATTCAACGGAGCAAACATCATCAGGGTGCATGATGTTAAAGAGATGAGCAGGGTTGCGAGAATTGCAGACGCTATTAAAGGCAAATCAATTCCAGGCAATGTCTAA
- a CDS encoding YceI family protein — protein MAKWIIDPDHSVAAFAIRHMMIAYVHGQLNKISGTIEFDTGDVNNLSMELAIEASSLFTGIGKRDEHLKSEDFFHIGKFPAITFKSTNSEKTGFNTCKVSGDLSIHGITKSIALNFEYLGPVNSPFGETCIGFTASTSLNREDFGMTWNQPLDGGIMVGKDVQINLNLEADLISD, from the coding sequence ATGGCTAAGTGGATAATAGACCCTGATCACTCTGTAGCAGCTTTTGCAATCAGGCATATGATGATAGCTTATGTCCACGGCCAGTTGAATAAAATATCTGGCACAATTGAGTTTGACACAGGTGATGTAAATAATTTGTCTATGGAATTAGCGATAGAGGCATCAAGTCTTTTTACAGGAATAGGCAAGCGTGATGAGCACCTTAAGAGCGAAGATTTTTTTCACATAGGCAAATTTCCTGCAATCACATTCAAAAGCACAAATTCGGAAAAGACAGGCTTCAACACTTGCAAAGTCTCAGGCGACCTGAGCATCCATGGAATAACAAAATCTATAGCTCTCAATTTTGAATACCTCGGCCCTGTGAATAGCCCTTTCGGCGAGACATGTATAGGATTTACCGCATCAACAAGCCTGAACCGCGAAGACTTCGGCATGACATGGAATCAACCCTTAGATGGCGGAATAATGGTTGGTAAGGATGTTCAGATTAATCTTAATCTTGAAGCGGATCTTATATCTGATTAA